One window from the genome of Spiractinospora alimapuensis encodes:
- a CDS encoding type I polyketide synthase: protein MTTDDSRLVAALRSALKETERLRDENRRLAERESEPLAIVGMACRFPGGANSPEELWDLVTEERDAVGDFPTDRGWDLTTLFDDTPEIPGTSYQRNGGFLHEATQFDPEFFGISPREAVAMDPQQRLLLEVAWEALERTGIDPTSLRGDRAGVYIGAMSQEYGPRMHEAGRNIQGFVLTGQTTSVLSGRIAYTLGLEGPAVTVDTACSSALVAIHEAAAAVRAGECSIALAGGVAVLSTPGSFTEFSRQQGLAPDGRCKAFAAAADGTAWAEGAGLLVLERLSEARRNGRHILAVLRGSAINSDGASNGLTAPNGPSQQRVILQALENSGLEASDVDVVEAHGTGTTLGDPIEAQALIRTYGRDRAGRPPLKLGTLKSNIGHSMAAAGSGGMVKMIMSLCKEELPKTLHVDEPTPHVDWSAGTVELLTERQPWPRGDRPRRAAVSAFGISGTNAHVILEEAPAAEEVPAAPIEDARSGQAVPWILSAHSESALRAMASRLAAYVEQRPSLDRAAVARSLRTTRALLPHRAVAVGRDSEAATEALGALARGESHPALAQGVAAHGNKSVFVFPGQGAQWEGMARQLLAGDPTFAEWVTHCERALAPHVDFSLSAVLRGDTGAPGLDRVDVVQPVLWAVMVSLAELWRARGVTPDAVVGHSQGEIAAAYIAGALSLHDAARVVALRSQALSGLAGTGAMGSITLPADRVRKLIAPWADRLHVAVVNGPAATVVAGEPDAVAAAVSHCSAQGAQARLVDVDYASHTPHVEALREEIVSVLADVSPRAPQIPLYSTLTGDLVHDTLMDADYWFENLRNPVRFADAVTALGRDGHQLFVECSPHPILTAAVRDTLQAEDRPVAAFGSLRRDQDEDVAMLAALGSAFAHGLSVDWTTSVPDGGPVETDLPTYPFQRQRVWLDVPTGAAAVPAAAGATGGHPLGGVGLDVADGALVLHGRVSLESHPWLADHAVRGAPLLPGTAFVELALAAGERAGVATLEELLLEAPLLLTGRRTVDVQVVADAPDTSGRRAVAVYSRDARQNATEWRRHAHGVLSADVAPAPHIGGMWPPAGAEELDVDAGYAELTTCGYEYGPAFRGLRAAWRRGDEVFAEVALPGDLEESVDSYGIHPALLDAGLHALLLGRPLDEPRLPFAWNGVTLHAESASTLRVKATPTGEDSFSVVAVDAAGEPVADVRSLVLREVRPETLGDSSGEDGALHVVNWTPPAEEAVWPAADERGEWAVVGEPFGADLRHFPTWDDLATHLDEGGTPPDAVVTSSPRESVDVACASILTLIQRWIEDPRLADTPLVTVTRDAVAAAPGDPAPAAAPAAVTGLVRTAQSENPGRFVVLDTDVALDAPLLGRVLAVEEPQLAVRRGQLLVPRLAPPRDVAALTAPQDGPWRLDVSTQGTLQNLTLVPAPEANAALEAGQVRVAMRASGVNFRDVIVALGIVPGEDTMGSEGAGVVLEVASDVRDLAPGDRVMGRIDRAFGPVAVAEREMLTRMPRGMTFAAAASIPAIFLTSYQSLIEIAGIAAGDRVLIHAATGGVGLSAIQIARARGAEVFATAHPDKWATLRSLGVPDDHIASSRTLDFAEKFREVTAGTGVDIVLNSLAGEAIDASLGLLRAGGRFVEIGKTDLRDETQVRAAYPDVTYRILNVADTPPVHIQDMLAKILTMFEAGELDTVPVSAWDIRRAPEALRHLREARHIGKIVLTQPAPWNPEGTVLITGGTGTLGALTATHLVRERSVGHLLLASRRGPDAPGADQLRKELEGLGASVEIVSCDIADPIAAAAMLDAIPTNHPLTAVIHTAGALDDSTISGMTPAQIRRVMAPKADAALTLHELTRTHDLADFVLYSSVAGIIGNPGQGNYAAANGVLDALAARRHVEGLPATSVAWGLWDQASGLTGHLDGGDRERMRRMGLPPLSTDLGLRLLEAALDSGQSLVVASPLDAQASGAHSPMLRGLRRRRRRTARNIAEESNAGLGERLAAMNGVDRDAHLLDLVRRNTAQVLGMGDAQAVPIDRPFKEMGFDSLTSVELRNRLGAATGTRLPATLLFDYPTPTAVRDFVRGELDLTDPQPEQNGATSDGPIDKVEIYRALDSLSLDRLQRSGLAEAVLALARGEEPALAPRTDKGDLDSLNADDLVRLALDESGTVGE from the coding sequence ATGACCACTGACGACAGCCGGCTCGTCGCGGCCCTGCGTTCCGCCTTGAAGGAGACGGAGCGGCTGCGCGACGAGAACCGCCGGTTGGCCGAACGGGAGTCCGAGCCTCTAGCCATCGTCGGCATGGCGTGCCGGTTCCCCGGCGGCGCCAACTCGCCGGAGGAGCTGTGGGACCTGGTCACGGAGGAGCGGGACGCGGTCGGGGACTTTCCCACTGACCGTGGCTGGGACCTCACCACGCTGTTCGACGACACACCGGAGATCCCGGGAACCAGCTACCAGCGCAACGGTGGGTTCCTCCACGAGGCGACACAGTTCGACCCCGAGTTCTTCGGGATCAGCCCCCGCGAAGCCGTGGCCATGGACCCTCAGCAGAGGCTGCTCCTCGAGGTCGCGTGGGAGGCACTGGAGCGCACAGGGATCGATCCGACCTCTCTGCGGGGGGATCGGGCCGGTGTGTACATCGGCGCGATGTCCCAGGAGTACGGGCCGCGGATGCACGAGGCGGGCCGCAACATTCAGGGTTTCGTCCTCACGGGACAGACCACCAGTGTTCTTTCAGGGCGCATCGCCTACACTCTCGGCCTCGAGGGGCCAGCGGTCACCGTGGACACCGCGTGCTCCTCTGCGCTGGTGGCGATTCACGAGGCCGCGGCCGCCGTGCGGGCTGGGGAGTGCTCGATAGCTCTGGCCGGTGGCGTCGCGGTTCTGTCCACACCCGGTTCCTTCACCGAGTTCTCCCGCCAACAGGGTCTCGCTCCGGACGGACGATGCAAGGCCTTCGCGGCCGCCGCGGATGGGACGGCGTGGGCTGAAGGGGCGGGGCTGCTCGTCCTGGAGAGGCTCTCCGAAGCCAGGCGGAACGGTCGCCACATCCTCGCGGTGCTCCGTGGCAGCGCGATTAACTCCGACGGAGCTTCCAACGGGTTGACCGCGCCGAACGGTCCGTCCCAGCAGCGGGTGATCCTCCAGGCGCTCGAGAACTCGGGTCTGGAGGCCAGTGACGTGGACGTCGTGGAGGCCCACGGGACCGGGACGACCCTCGGCGACCCGATCGAGGCCCAGGCCCTGATCCGGACCTACGGGCGGGACCGGGCGGGCCGGCCGCCGCTGAAGCTCGGGACGTTGAAGTCCAACATCGGACACTCCATGGCGGCGGCGGGGTCTGGCGGCATGGTGAAGATGATCATGTCGTTGTGCAAGGAAGAACTACCCAAGACGCTGCACGTGGACGAACCCACCCCCCACGTGGACTGGTCGGCAGGAACGGTCGAGCTTCTCACCGAGCGCCAACCATGGCCACGCGGAGACAGACCGCGGCGCGCCGCGGTCTCGGCGTTCGGCATCAGCGGCACCAACGCTCACGTCATTCTGGAAGAGGCACCCGCGGCGGAGGAGGTACCCGCCGCGCCGATCGAAGACGCGCGGTCCGGTCAGGCCGTTCCGTGGATTCTCTCCGCGCACTCCGAGTCCGCCCTCCGCGCCATGGCCAGTAGGTTGGCCGCGTACGTCGAGCAGCGCCCCTCTCTGGATCGCGCTGCCGTGGCACGTTCCCTGCGTACGACACGCGCATTGTTGCCCCACCGTGCTGTCGCAGTTGGAAGAGACTCCGAAGCGGCCACGGAGGCGCTCGGCGCTCTGGCCCGCGGCGAAAGCCACCCCGCGCTCGCTCAGGGTGTCGCCGCACATGGGAATAAGTCTGTCTTCGTTTTCCCTGGACAGGGAGCCCAATGGGAGGGGATGGCGCGCCAGCTACTCGCCGGCGACCCCACTTTCGCCGAGTGGGTCACCCACTGTGAGCGGGCCCTGGCACCCCACGTCGACTTCTCCCTGAGTGCTGTGCTGCGCGGCGACACTGGAGCACCTGGACTGGATCGGGTTGACGTGGTGCAGCCCGTCCTGTGGGCGGTGATGGTCTCCCTCGCCGAATTGTGGCGTGCCCGCGGGGTCACTCCCGACGCCGTCGTGGGGCACTCTCAGGGCGAGATCGCGGCAGCCTACATCGCCGGCGCCCTATCCCTTCACGACGCGGCCCGGGTCGTCGCGCTGCGAAGCCAGGCTCTGAGCGGCCTTGCCGGTACTGGCGCCATGGGTTCGATCACGCTTCCCGCCGACCGGGTGCGGAAACTTATCGCGCCTTGGGCCGACCGCCTCCACGTCGCGGTGGTCAACGGTCCCGCCGCGACAGTGGTCGCGGGGGAGCCCGACGCGGTCGCCGCGGCGGTGTCCCACTGTTCGGCCCAGGGCGCTCAGGCCCGACTGGTCGACGTGGACTACGCCTCGCACACCCCCCACGTCGAGGCGCTGCGGGAGGAGATCGTCTCCGTGCTGGCGGATGTTTCCCCGCGGGCGCCACAGATCCCCCTCTACTCGACACTGACCGGGGATCTTGTTCACGACACCCTGATGGACGCCGACTACTGGTTCGAGAACCTGCGCAACCCGGTTCGGTTCGCGGACGCCGTGACCGCGCTTGGCCGAGACGGACACCAACTCTTCGTCGAATGCAGTCCACACCCGATCCTCACCGCCGCCGTTCGGGACACCCTGCAGGCCGAGGACCGCCCAGTGGCCGCCTTCGGGTCCCTGCGGCGCGACCAGGACGAGGACGTCGCGATGCTCGCGGCGCTCGGCTCGGCATTCGCCCACGGTTTGTCGGTCGACTGGACGACCTCGGTCCCTGACGGTGGTCCCGTCGAGACGGATCTACCGACCTACCCGTTCCAGCGCCAACGCGTCTGGCTGGATGTTCCCACCGGCGCGGCGGCGGTCCCCGCCGCGGCCGGAGCGACCGGTGGCCACCCGCTCGGGGGAGTGGGACTTGACGTGGCCGACGGCGCCTTGGTGCTCCACGGGCGGGTGTCCCTGGAGTCGCACCCGTGGCTGGCGGACCACGCGGTACGTGGCGCGCCGCTACTGCCCGGTACCGCCTTCGTCGAACTCGCGCTGGCGGCGGGGGAGCGGGCCGGCGTCGCCACGCTGGAAGAGTTGTTGCTCGAGGCGCCGCTGCTGTTGACCGGGCGACGGACGGTCGACGTGCAGGTCGTGGCGGACGCCCCCGACACCTCGGGACGACGGGCCGTCGCGGTGTACTCCCGTGACGCCCGACAGAACGCCACGGAGTGGCGGCGCCATGCCCACGGGGTGCTCAGCGCCGACGTCGCACCCGCTCCCCACATCGGTGGGATGTGGCCACCGGCGGGTGCTGAGGAGCTGGACGTCGACGCCGGGTACGCGGAACTCACGACGTGCGGATACGAGTACGGGCCGGCGTTCCGTGGCCTGAGAGCCGCGTGGCGGCGTGGCGACGAGGTGTTCGCCGAGGTCGCGTTGCCGGGCGACCTCGAGGAGTCGGTGGACTCTTACGGGATCCATCCGGCCCTGCTGGACGCCGGACTCCACGCGCTGCTGCTTGGACGCCCCCTCGACGAACCACGGCTCCCCTTCGCCTGGAACGGGGTGACGCTGCACGCGGAGAGCGCGTCGACGCTGCGCGTCAAGGCGACGCCCACGGGCGAGGACTCCTTCTCCGTCGTCGCGGTCGACGCCGCGGGAGAACCGGTCGCCGACGTACGGTCACTGGTCCTGCGCGAGGTACGCCCAGAGACCCTGGGCGACTCCTCCGGCGAGGACGGTGCCCTGCACGTCGTCAACTGGACGCCGCCCGCTGAGGAGGCGGTGTGGCCGGCGGCCGACGAGCGGGGGGAGTGGGCCGTCGTCGGCGAACCCTTCGGCGCCGACCTGCGCCACTTCCCCACATGGGACGATCTGGCCACGCACCTGGACGAGGGAGGAACGCCCCCCGACGCCGTCGTCACCTCGAGCCCGCGGGAATCCGTGGACGTCGCGTGCGCGTCGATCCTCACCCTGATCCAACGGTGGATCGAGGACCCCCGCCTCGCCGACACACCACTGGTCACGGTGACCCGTGACGCGGTCGCCGCGGCGCCGGGCGATCCGGCACCCGCCGCCGCTCCCGCGGCGGTGACCGGCCTGGTGCGTACCGCCCAGTCGGAGAATCCCGGCCGGTTCGTCGTCCTGGACACCGATGTCGCTCTGGACGCACCACTCCTGGGCCGTGTCCTGGCGGTGGAGGAACCGCAGCTCGCCGTGCGTCGGGGCCAGCTCCTGGTCCCCCGCCTCGCGCCGCCACGCGACGTCGCCGCCCTGACGGCTCCCCAGGACGGCCCATGGCGGCTCGACGTCTCCACGCAGGGAACACTGCAGAACCTGACCCTGGTGCCCGCCCCTGAGGCCAACGCCGCGCTCGAGGCGGGGCAGGTGCGGGTCGCGATGCGGGCCAGCGGGGTCAACTTCCGCGACGTCATCGTCGCCCTGGGCATCGTCCCGGGGGAGGACACGATGGGCAGCGAGGGCGCGGGAGTCGTGCTGGAGGTCGCGTCCGACGTCCGCGACCTCGCGCCCGGCGACCGGGTCATGGGTCGAATCGACCGGGCCTTCGGGCCGGTCGCGGTCGCGGAACGAGAGATGCTGACCCGAATGCCGCGGGGCATGACCTTCGCCGCCGCGGCCTCGATCCCCGCCATCTTCCTGACCTCCTACCAGAGCCTGATCGAGATCGCGGGCATCGCCGCTGGCGACCGGGTCCTCATCCACGCGGCCACCGGAGGGGTGGGGCTGTCGGCGATCCAGATCGCGCGCGCCCGAGGCGCCGAGGTCTTCGCCACCGCCCACCCGGACAAGTGGGCCACGCTGCGATCTCTCGGAGTCCCGGACGACCACATCGCGTCCTCCCGCACGCTGGACTTCGCGGAGAAGTTCCGTGAGGTCACCGCCGGGACAGGTGTGGACATCGTCCTCAACTCCCTGGCTGGGGAGGCGATCGACGCCTCCCTCGGCCTGCTCCGCGCCGGGGGCCGCTTCGTCGAGATCGGCAAGACAGACCTCCGGGACGAGACACAGGTGCGGGCGGCCTACCCGGACGTCACTTACCGGATCCTGAACGTCGCCGACACCCCACCGGTGCACATTCAAGACATGTTGGCGAAGATCCTCACCATGTTCGAGGCGGGGGAACTGGACACCGTCCCGGTGAGCGCGTGGGACATCCGCCGCGCCCCCGAGGCACTGCGGCACCTGCGGGAGGCGCGACACATCGGCAAGATCGTCCTCACCCAACCCGCGCCGTGGAACCCGGAAGGCACCGTCCTCATCACCGGAGGAACCGGGACCCTCGGTGCCCTCACAGCCACACATCTGGTGCGCGAGCGGAGCGTCGGCCACCTGCTGCTCGCGAGTCGACGTGGCCCCGACGCGCCAGGAGCCGACCAGTTGCGCAAGGAACTGGAGGGGCTGGGGGCCAGCGTCGAGATCGTGTCCTGCGACATCGCCGATCCCATCGCCGCGGCGGCCATGCTGGACGCGATTCCTACGAACCACCCCCTCACCGCGGTCATCCACACCGCGGGCGCGCTGGACGACTCCACGATCTCCGGCATGACCCCCGCGCAGATCCGACGGGTCATGGCGCCCAAGGCGGACGCGGCCCTGACCCTGCACGAACTCACCCGCACCCACGACCTCGCGGATTTCGTTCTCTACTCCTCTGTGGCGGGGATCATCGGCAACCCGGGCCAGGGGAACTACGCCGCGGCCAACGGTGTCCTGGACGCTCTCGCGGCCCGCCGCCACGTGGAGGGGCTGCCCGCCACGTCCGTGGCCTGGGGGCTGTGGGACCAGGCCAGTGGCCTGACCGGCCACCTCGACGGAGGAGACCGCGAGCGGATGCGTCGCATGGGCCTGCCCCCACTGTCCACGGACCTGGGGCTGCGTCTCTTGGAGGCCGCGCTGGACAGCGGCCAGTCCCTGGTGGTCGCCTCACCGCTGGACGCGCAAGCCTCCGGCGCGCACTCGCCCATGCTGCGTGGCCTGCGACGCCGCCGGCGCCGCACGGCGCGGAACATCGCGGAGGAGTCCAACGCGGGGCTCGGCGAACGTCTCGCCGCGATGAACGGAGTGGACCGTGACGCGCACCTGCTCGACCTCGTGCGCCGCAATACCGCGCAAGTCCTCGGCATGGGCGACGCCCAGGCGGTGCCGATCGACCGACCGTTCAAGGAGATGGGGTTCGACTCGCTGACCTCGGTGGAACTCCGTAACCGACTCGGCGCCGCCACCGGCACCCGCCTGCCGGCGACGCTCCTGTTCGACTATCCGACACCGACCGCGGTCCGGGACTTCGTGCGCGGGGAACTCGACCTCACCGATCCCCAGCCGGAGCAGAACGGCGCCACCAGTGACGGGCCGATCGACAAGGTCGAGATCTACCGCGCACTCGACTCGCTCTCACTGGATCGTCTCCAACGATCGGGGCTCGCCGAAGCGGTGCTGGCCCTCGCGCGCGGCGAGGAGCCGGCGCTCGCCCCACGGACGGACAAGGGCGACCTCGACAGTCTCAACGCCGACGATCTGGTGCGCCTCGCGCTGGACGAGTCCGGCACGGTGGGGGAGTGA
- a CDS encoding type I polyketide synthase, with the protein MSTSDEAPNEQRLVQALRSSLKQTEQLREENRQLREAATEPIAIVGMACRYPGGVTSPDDLWDLVVAGRDAVGEFPSDRGWDLEELFHPDPDNPGTSYAREGGFLYDAGEFDADFFGVSPKEALAMDPQQRIMLEVAWESLEHARLDARSLRGSTTGVFVGATSYRYGAHPLDVPADLQGIAAVGSTTSAISGRVAYTLGLHGPAITIDTACSSSLYAVLQAVQSLRSGDCSLALAGGVAVMATPEAFLEFSRQRGVAADGRCKAFAADADGTGFAEGAGVVVLERLSDARRNGHHVLAVVRGGSANSDGASNGLTAPNGPAQQRVIRAALDNAGVSGDAVDAVEAHGTGTALGDPIEAQALLATYGRDHTPQRPLYLGSVKSNLGHTQTAAGVASVIKMVMAMRNGVLPRTLFAEEPTPHVDWSAGTVQVLTEQRAWPETGAPRRTGVSAFGISGTNVHLVLEHDPTEPGPVASAPNGTNMAGGRSPAPRTPVTCLVSARDEAALRAQALRLWERARRDPAVGPADIARSLATTREKHQWRAAVVAGDRQELLDRLLAVADGAPSLGVFRGRAATRREAVFVFPGQGALGHGQMAPLLDASPAFADAVDTCDRALAPHLDWSVVDVLRGASTAPDIARPDVAQPTLFAAEVALAALWEARGIRPSAVIGHSQGEIAAAYVAGHLNLEDAARVVALRSQLLAARFDAGGMLALQLSPGREHPPLESTRGDLSLAATNGPHSLVVSGATEALEEYAERCRDAGVMAVPIPVSFAAHTPQIDSIRGELEQRLAGLAPTRGPVPMVSAVTGALIDGDRLDADYWFRNVRQPVRFVDAVRAAVDRGWDTFVEIGPFPVLTVPLQQTLDAAGCPHPAVLASLRAPDGDAADAAGAVADAAVCGLDPDWSTLSAPEIGRVVDLPTYPFQRKRFWLTSTPRAGASTALPQADTEAASVGEFTPEWRRVLELEDARREDAAVAFVRRHIATVLGHENPETVDVHRGFMDAGGSSMAAVQLRNRLTAATGVELAVTVVFEHSTAHELGRHLMERSAERDGATLDPVTAVDRLSAALAADHVDTVTREKVAVRLRDLLGTLQSSTRAGDGSRGDIQDASDDELLELLDNEFGIS; encoded by the coding sequence GTGAGCACATCGGACGAAGCACCCAACGAACAGCGACTCGTTCAGGCTCTGCGCTCGAGTCTGAAACAGACCGAACAGCTGCGCGAGGAGAACCGGCAGCTGCGCGAGGCGGCCACCGAACCCATCGCCATCGTGGGAATGGCCTGCCGATATCCCGGCGGGGTCACCTCACCCGACGACCTGTGGGACTTGGTCGTGGCCGGCCGGGACGCGGTCGGGGAGTTTCCCTCGGACCGGGGATGGGACCTGGAAGAGTTGTTCCACCCCGACCCCGACAATCCCGGGACCAGCTACGCGCGGGAGGGCGGCTTCCTCTACGATGCGGGGGAGTTCGACGCGGACTTCTTCGGTGTCTCCCCCAAGGAGGCCCTCGCCATGGACCCCCAGCAGCGGATCATGTTGGAGGTGGCGTGGGAGTCGCTGGAACACGCCCGGCTGGACGCGCGTTCGCTGCGCGGGTCCACGACCGGCGTCTTCGTCGGCGCGACCTCCTACCGCTACGGCGCGCACCCCCTCGACGTCCCGGCGGACCTGCAGGGAATCGCGGCCGTCGGCTCCACGACCAGCGCGATCTCCGGACGCGTCGCCTACACCCTCGGCCTGCACGGGCCCGCCATCACCATCGACACCGCCTGCTCGTCCTCGTTGTACGCGGTGCTGCAGGCCGTCCAGTCACTGAGGTCCGGGGACTGTTCGTTGGCGCTGGCCGGAGGAGTCGCGGTCATGGCGACCCCCGAGGCGTTCCTGGAGTTCAGCCGGCAACGCGGGGTCGCCGCCGACGGCCGTTGCAAGGCGTTCGCGGCGGACGCGGACGGCACCGGCTTCGCCGAGGGCGCCGGGGTCGTCGTCCTGGAGCGCCTGTCTGACGCCCGACGCAACGGACACCACGTGCTGGCGGTGGTGCGCGGTGGATCCGCCAACTCCGACGGAGCCTCCAACGGCCTGACCGCGCCCAACGGTCCCGCCCAACAGCGCGTCATCCGCGCCGCGCTCGACAACGCGGGCGTCTCCGGTGACGCGGTGGACGCCGTCGAGGCGCACGGGACTGGCACCGCGCTGGGCGACCCGATCGAGGCCCAGGCCCTACTGGCCACCTACGGACGCGACCACACCCCGCAACGCCCGCTCTACCTGGGGTCTGTGAAGTCCAACCTGGGGCACACCCAGACCGCGGCCGGTGTCGCGTCCGTCATCAAGATGGTGATGGCGATGCGCAACGGCGTGCTGCCCCGGACTCTGTTCGCCGAGGAACCCACGCCCCATGTCGACTGGTCTGCGGGTACCGTCCAGGTGCTCACCGAACAGCGAGCCTGGCCGGAGACCGGCGCCCCACGGCGCACCGGCGTGTCGGCGTTCGGCATCAGTGGCACCAACGTGCACCTGGTCCTGGAGCACGACCCCACCGAGCCGGGGCCGGTGGCGTCGGCCCCGAATGGCACGAACATGGCGGGCGGGAGGTCCCCCGCCCCCCGGACACCGGTGACCTGTCTGGTCTCGGCACGGGACGAGGCCGCGCTGCGCGCCCAGGCGCTGCGCCTGTGGGAACGCGCGCGACGCGACCCCGCGGTCGGCCCCGCCGACATCGCGCGGTCACTCGCCACGACGCGCGAGAAACACCAGTGGCGGGCCGCGGTCGTCGCGGGCGACCGACAGGAGCTCCTCGACCGCCTGCTCGCCGTTGCCGACGGCGCACCGTCGCTGGGAGTGTTCCGTGGCCGGGCCGCGACGCGCCGCGAGGCCGTGTTCGTGTTCCCCGGACAGGGAGCCCTCGGACACGGACAGATGGCGCCTCTACTGGACGCCTCACCCGCGTTCGCCGACGCCGTCGACACATGTGACCGCGCGCTCGCGCCCCATCTGGACTGGTCGGTCGTTGACGTGCTCCGCGGCGCGAGTACCGCACCTGACATCGCCCGACCCGACGTCGCCCAGCCGACCCTCTTCGCCGCCGAGGTCGCCCTCGCCGCCCTCTGGGAGGCACGCGGCATCCGCCCCTCCGCGGTCATCGGGCACTCCCAGGGGGAGATCGCCGCGGCGTACGTCGCGGGACACCTCAACCTTGAGGACGCCGCACGTGTGGTTGCCCTCCGAAGCCAACTCCTCGCCGCCCGGTTCGACGCGGGCGGCATGCTGGCACTACAGCTGTCGCCGGGACGGGAACACCCACCCCTGGAGTCCACCCGCGGCGACCTCTCCCTCGCGGCCACCAATGGTCCCCACTCCCTGGTGGTCTCCGGTGCGACCGAGGCACTGGAGGAGTACGCCGAACGGTGCCGAGACGCCGGGGTCATGGCGGTACCGATCCCGGTCAGTTTCGCCGCCCACACACCACAAATCGACTCGATCCGGGGTGAACTGGAGCAACGCCTCGCCGGACTCGCCCCCACGCGGGGACCGGTGCCCATGGTCTCTGCCGTCACCGGCGCGTTGATCGACGGCGACCGACTCGACGCCGACTACTGGTTCCGCAACGTCCGACAGCCCGTGCGGTTCGTGGACGCGGTCCGCGCCGCGGTGGATCGCGGGTGGGACACCTTCGTCGAAATTGGCCCCTTCCCGGTGCTGACCGTTCCACTCCAGCAGACGCTGGACGCCGCCGGCTGCCCCCACCCGGCGGTACTGGCCTCGCTGCGCGCACCCGACGGAGACGCGGCGGACGCCGCCGGCGCAGTCGCCGACGCCGCCGTGTGCGGACTCGACCCCGACTGGAGCACCCTGTCCGCCCCGGAGATCGGGCGGGTGGTCGACCTCCCCACCTACCCCTTCCAGCGCAAACGGTTCTGGTTGACCTCCACCCCACGCGCGGGCGCCTCCACGGCGCTGCCCCAGGCCGATACCGAGGCGGCGTCCGTCGGCGAGTTCACGCCAGAGTGGCGTCGCGTGCTGGAACTCGAGGACGCGCGCCGTGAGGACGCGGCGGTGGCGTTCGTGCGCCGACACATCGCCACGGTGCTGGGGCACGAGAATCCCGAGACGGTCGACGTCCACCGCGGCTTCATGGACGCGGGTGGCAGTTCGATGGCGGCCGTCCAACTGCGTAACCGCCTCACCGCCGCCACCGGGGTGGAACTCGCCGTCACCGTCGTGTTCGAGCACTCCACCGCCCACGAACTCGGGCGACACCTGATGGAGCGTTCCGCCGAACGGGACGGCGCCACGCTCGACCCGGTGACCGCGGTGGACCGACTCTCGGCCGCGCTCGCGGCAGACCACGTCGACACCGTGACCCGGGAGAAGGTCGCGGTCCGGCTGCGGGACCTCCTGGGCACCCTGCAGTCATCGACGCGTGCCGGAGACGGTTCCCGTGGTGACATCCAGGACGCCAGCGACGACGAGCTCCTGGAACTGCTCGACAACGAGTTCGGCATCTCCTGA